In one window of uncultured Desulfovibrio sp. DNA:
- a CDS encoding YcjF family protein: protein MTKDTLENKVDGVEDQMVAQAETAAETETCERACPSEEVVDAIIRKRVYGAIGLGFVPVPLVDFLGLSALQIELIHALAKAHGVEFKKERVKSIISSLCGGLLTTASVPLAASLLKSIPVIGFTAGAATISIMGGASTYALGWVFDRHFRKGGNLIDFNAEEAKTYFREKVEEGKTFVGKIKNKMKKGTKDEAAAETPAKEAGTDAA, encoded by the coding sequence ATGACTAAAGATACGTTGGAAAACAAAGTCGACGGCGTTGAAGATCAGATGGTCGCCCAGGCAGAAACCGCTGCTGAAACGGAAACGTGCGAACGCGCCTGCCCTTCGGAAGAAGTGGTGGACGCCATCATCCGCAAGCGTGTGTACGGCGCTATCGGCCTTGGTTTTGTGCCGGTGCCTCTTGTAGATTTTCTGGGCCTTTCTGCCCTCCAGATTGAGCTTATTCACGCACTGGCCAAGGCCCACGGCGTTGAATTCAAAAAGGAACGCGTCAAATCCATTATTTCTTCGCTGTGCGGCGGCCTTCTGACCACGGCAAGCGTGCCCCTGGCCGCCTCGCTGCTGAAAAGCATTCCGGTCATTGGCTTCACCGCGGGCGCGGCCACCATCAGTATCATGGGCGGCGCCAGCACCTATGCCCTTGGCTGGGTTTTTGACCGCCACTTCAGAAAGGGCGGCAACCTGATTGATTTCAATGCCGAAGAAGCCAAGACCTACTTCAGGGAAAAAGTTGAAGAAGGCAAAACCTTCGTCGGCAAGATCAAGAACAAGATGAAAAAAGGAACCAAGGACGAAGCCGCAGCTGAAACTCCCGCCAAAGAAGCGGGCACAGACGCGGCCTAA